The nucleotide window ACGTAGGTATCAATCACCTTGGTTTGCCATATTTTTTCTGGCGCGACCTTAAAGATATCTTGGTCAATTAAAATGAAGTCTGCTTTTTTACCCGCTTCAATACTGCCAAGTAGGGTTTCTTGATGACCGGCATAGGCAGCACCTATGGTAAAACTGTTAAAGGCTTCAGTTAAGGTCATGCCTTCGTTGATGTACCAGCCATTTTCGGGTTGATTTTGTTGGTCTTGGCGAGTCACTGACGCGTGTAAGCCAAAGAATGGGTTAGGGTATTCAACTGGAAAATCCGAACCTGCGGCAATAACAACGCCATTATCGATTAACGTGCGCCATGCATAGGCGCCTTTGATGCGTTCACTGCCGACTCTGTCTTCTGCCATATTCTTATCAGATGTGGCGTGAGTGGCTTGCATAGAAGCGATGATATTATTATCTGCAAAGCGTTTTATATCGTCGAGCTGCAACACTTGTGCATGTTCAACACGGTGGCGTAATGCCGACGTTTTAGTTTGCTTGATCAAGGTTTCATAGTTATCTAGCACCAGCTTGTTGGCGTTATCGCCAATGGCATGGGTATTTACTTGAAAGCCGGCTTCCATGGACGCTTTGATAAGTTTTGTTAGGTCGGCTGGATCGTGCAGTAATAAACCTTTGTGATGCGGCTTATCGCTATAATCTTCAATTAACGCGGCACCGCGACTGCCCAAGGCACCATCAGCACTGATTTTAACGCTGTGTACTACCAACATGTCATCGTCGCTGCGATAATGACCTTTGGCGATTTGTTGGCGCCACTGTGGGTCGGTAACATCCAACATGGCATTGATGCGGATAACCATTTCATTGTCATCGGTAAGGGCTTTAAAGGCATCTAAATTATCACTGTAAATACCGGCATCGTGAACACTGGTTAATCCGACCGAGGCAAGAGAACGCATGGCAATTTTTAAGGCATGTTGCACTTCTTCATCGTTCAGTGTTGGGATTTTGCTGTAGATAAGCGACATTGCATTATCAATAAAGACACCGGTTGGATTACCGTCGCTATCACGAACGATTTCACCACCTTCTATTTCTTTGGTGTCTTTATCTATACCTGCCAACTCCATTGCTTGAGAGTTAACCCAAATAGCATGGCCATCAACGCGACCTAACACCACAGGTTTATCGTCTATAACTTTATCTAGGCTAGCTGCAGTAGGGAATTGTTTGTTGGGCCATTGTACTTGGTTCCAGCCACGGCCTTGTAGCCATGATAAGGCTTTGTTTTCATTTGCGTATTTGCTGATAATTGCGACAGCATCTTGTTCTGATTTGCTGCTCATCAAATCAGCACGCAGCAAACTTAAACCGTAATTTAGGACATGACCATGTGCATCAATTAACCCTGGTAACATGGTTTTTTGTTGACCATCAATGACCGTCATATCACCTTTGGCAGGTAACACATCGCCTTGTTTGTATACCGTTTTGATGATGTCATCTTTGTACTTAACGGCGTGAAATTGTACCAACTCACCAGCTTCCATGGTGTAGCCATTGACGTTTTTAATGAGCGTGGTTTGCGCGAATAGATTGGCGCTAAACAAACACGCGCTGGCCAATACTAGAGGTGATAATTTCATGGTCATTTCCCTTGTGGTTTTTAATTATGTTAGCAACAAACCCTAATTAGGGAAACAAAAAAGTCATAAGCTGTTCAACAGCTTATGACTTAATATACACGGTTTAACAGGGGCTTTAAAAAAACATTGATAACGCTTTAATAAAGCCTTAGTAACTTTGACTAGGCGGTACGGGTGGCAATTGCCGGCGAAATACTGGCGGCTTTACGTGCCGGGTACAACACCGCTAATTGACCGACGGCATACAATACCAACACGCCAGCGAACAACAGTTCACTGTTGATTGGCTTCATAGCAAAGCTACTTACCAACCACATATTTAACGCGATCGCACCGGCTAAGCCCAAGGCGATACCAAAGGTTGAGATGATCAAGTTCTCCAACATAAAATAACTCATCACCTGCCAACGGCTGGCACCAAGCGCGCGTCGAGTACCGATTTGTTTGGTACGACGGTTAATCGAAAACATCGCTAAACCAACGATACCAAATCCGGTAATAAGGGTTAGTACGGCAATCACCACGGTTAATATTTTATTAATGGCATCATGATTGCGGTAACTGCGCTCGCGGGTTTCTTCCATTGACGTTACACGGCGAATAATTCGGCCTTTGTCGGCATCACTAAGCGCTTTTTCAACCAGTGGCATGATCTCATCGCGGCGTCCAGGCTCGGTGCGAACGATATAGCGACCACCTTTGGTTTCCATTTGATACGGCACCAAAATTGAACGCTCAACCCCATTCCAACCATTCCACGGTGCTTGCAATGTTTTCATGATGCCGATGATCTGCATCGGCTCATCACGATTGATATACACGGTTTTGCCAACACTGTCTTGCCATGTTTCGGCAAATAGTGACTCCGCCATCGCTTGGGTGAGGATAATTTTCGCAGGCCACGAGGTTTTTGAACTCGGACGCCATTCAACATCACTTAATGAAAAGTTTTCACCATGGATGATGTCTACGCCTAGGGTGTTAACACCATGATCATCAACCATATAAACGGCAACGCCAACCGAGTCTTGCTCTTCACCTGTTTCGGTTTGCAAGCCCATCGACCAACCGCCACCACTGAGGGGAATGGCATTGATTTGCGTGGCATCAACCACACCATCGATGTTGCGAATGATGTCTAAATCGCGTTTCAGATTGACCGGTTGGTTATAGTCGTTACTGAATATGGTATTCGACAAGTAAAAGATATTGTCTTCATCGAGACCGCTTGGACGGCTCATTTGTTCACTACGAACCTGCATCATAAACACCGCATTAACCATAATGGTTAAGGTTAAGGCAATTTGCAGGCCGATTAACAGAGCACCAATTTTATTGCGCATAAGTGATTTTAGTATTAATGAAAATTCCTTCATGTGACCTCCTATTGCGCTTTCAGTTGTGTCGACGGTTGCACATTACATGCGCGCCACGTTGGGTATAGTCCAGCCAGTAAACTGGTGACAATGGCCAAGCTAATGGCGGCGACTACCATGGTGGTATCTAAGCTGGTTAGGTTGCGCAGCATATCGCCATACAAGACATCAATACCTTTTAAGCCAAGCCACGCAAAGAATAAACCGAGTAAACCACCGGCTAAGCCGATACAGCCTGACTCCACTAAGTACTGTGCGAACAAAGTACGTCGGCTGGCTCCGAGCGCTTGGCGCAGACCAATTTCTGACGATTTGGACAAGAATTTTGCTAACAATAAGCCGACGGTATTGAGCAAACACACAATTAAGAACATCAATGACATTGCCGTCATCATCAACGCATCATCGGCAACAACTTGTCGTTGCTCTAACCATTCCATTACATTGCTTAAACGGTTATTCAGCGGACGTTCAAAACGGCCGAAGGATTTTTGTTGCTCAACATAGGCGTTTAAGAAGCTCTGGTATTCCTGTTTTTCCTGCTCGTTGTTTAACTCCACCCAAAATTGCAGCCAAACACACTCTGAATCAAGGAATGCTTGGAAGCCATCGCCGACATTTTTCCAGCAATTGGTATTACCACTGCGACCAATTTTTTCTTCTGCAATCATCGAAAACGGCACAAAGATTTCTTCACTTTCGTTAAAGGCACCGGTGGTGATGTCATAAAAGCGTGGCACCGGTTGCCAAGTATCAATAACCCCAACGACTTTAAAAAAGTTGCCAGCGACTTTGATACTGCGGCCAACGGAGTTTTCACCACCAAATACCCGGTCGTTGGTTTCGCGGCTCAATACCACCACTTGCTCTTTGCTTATGTCGGCTTGATGATCCCAGCCACTGCCATAAATAAATGGCACGTCAAACATGCTAAAAAAGTCTGCCGAATTAGCACGAGCACTGACCTGAAATGGTAGGGCGTCTTTACCTTCTGGCTCAATCACCGCATTAGCTTGCGCTTGAATGCTTTGACGATAGGCTTTTTGCTGCATAAACAGATATAAACCATCCCGATACGTTACCTGATCCGGTGGAGTACCGTCGTCATTGGCGGGGTTATTGACATCCCAGCTGTCCAATTGCACGTAATACAAATTGTCAGACTTATGGGGAATAGGATTCGCCGACATTAAATAGGTAACGGTCACTGTGGTCATTGAGGCACCAATGCCCAGAGCAATGGCAACAATCATTAAGGCACTCATGCCCCAATGTTTGATGATGCTGATGCGAGCCAGCTTTAAATAATAGAGAAACATCATCTTCTCCTAAGCGCTGGCAGCAGATTGGCTAACAACCACGTCTAATTCGCTGACGCGGCCATCTTTAATTTGGATTTTACGCTTGGCACGATTGGCCAATTCATTGTCATGAGTCACCATAATAATGGTGGTGCCTTGGGCGTTAATGTCTTCGAGCAATTCCATAACACCTTGTGCCATTTGCGTATCTAAGTTACCGGTTGGCTCATCCGCCAATAAAAAGCGCGGGTGCGTGGCAAGGGCGCGGGCAATGGCAACACGTTGCTGTTGACCACCAGATAGTTGGCTTGGCAAATGCTTCATACGGTTACTTAAGCCAACCATTTCTAAATAATGCTCAATACGCTGTTTGCGTTCTTTGCTACTCAATGACTGATAGCGCAATGGCACATCAACGTTATCAAACAGGTTAAGATCAGGAATCAAATTAAAGCTCTGAAAAATAAAGCCTATTTTTTCATTACGAATGCGTGAACGTTGGTTGTCGTTCAAGCTGCCAATATCAATGTCATCAAGAGAGTATTGACCAGAGCTAAATTGTTCGAGCATACCAGCGATGTTTAAAAACGTGGTTTTCCCTGAACCCGACGGGCCGGTCACACTGATAAAGTCGCCTTCATTAACCTGCAGGTGAAAATCGCGCAGGGCGTGGGTTTGAACCTCGTTGGTGCGAAACACCTTGTTGATGTCTTTCATGGTTAACATAGTCTTTCCTCGTTTATTATTACTGAGCCGTCTTGTTGTTATCGTGCTCGTACGCATAGCTTATTGGGTGAGCATTACTTGCTCAGCATTTTCAAATATATCGGTACCCGAGATGACTATTTGGTCACCAATGGTCAGGCCCTCAACAATCTCTACTTTGCTCAAACTGCGAGCGCCGGTTTTAATTGGGCGTTTAATGGCGATGCCATCTTTAACGACATAGGCAAAACGCCCGTTGGAGCTGTCTAAGAACTGGCCGCGACGTACCTGCAATACATCATCGCGACGTTCAAGCAGGATGCGGGTGTTAAGGCGTTGGTTTTGGCGCAAGCCGCGAGGTACTTGCTCCTCAAAACGCACTCGCCCGGTAACCTGGTTATCCAGTATTTCGGGGGAAATTGTTACCAAGCGAGCACGATAAGGTTGCTGTGAAAACTGCACTTCAACGTCCATTCCCAGCAGCAAATCATCGGCGTAAGATTCTGGAACTGCGACTTCAACTTCAAACTGGCTTAAATCAACGACCATTAAAATCGCTTGATTCTTGGCTAAATAGGTTTTGTTTTCGACATTAAGGTTACCGACAATACCATTGACCGGGGAGGCGACTTTCAACGCATTGACTTGGCGCTGCAAATCATTGACCAACAAGGTTTGGCGCTGAATATCGAGGCGCAAACTTTGTAAATCAAAATCCATCGATTCTTTTGCTAATTGCGCATCGCTGACCGCATGATCAAATTGCAACTTGGCATTGGCGAGATCATCTTGGGCTTTTTCAAAGTCGATTTGGCTAATGGCGTGTTTAGAATAGGCTTGATCGGCGCGACGTTTTTCCCGGGTGGCGGTGGTTAACGCGACCTGAGCTAAATCAACGGCCTTTTTGTCAAACAATTGTTGTTTTTTACTTTGGATGGTTTGACGTTTTAAACCGGTTTGTAAATTTTGCAAACTGGCTTGTTCTTGATCAAAGCGACTGGTCAGTTCTGGGCTATCAATCTCGGCCAATATATCGCCTTGTTTGACTTCGCTACCGGCATCAATCGCAAAGGTTATGGTGCCCTCTGCCGGAGCATAAAGCGTCGGACTAACAGCGGCGACAACGCGACCTTGTACCGACACATCGCGCACAAAGTCGGTTATTTCAACACTGGCAAGTCGTACCCGTTTTAATGGGATCGAGCGATCGGTTTGGCTCCACTTGGCCACAGCAGGGCTAAGCAGATAAAACATTGCGACAAATGTCATGATCACACCGGTGGCAATAAGCCATCGTCGGTGCATTGAGTTTGAGGTCGCCAGGACCTCGTCTTGCGAGCTGGTATCAGCTAGTTTCATATTTCCCCCTGAATCCTTGTCAGCAGAGCACATGTCTGTCTGACAACGACAAATATCACTGGATAGTGAACATTATTTATTTAGTCGCAGGGAAATCGAAAAAGGTTGAGTTTTTTTTACAAAAATTTAACAGGTAGGTTAAAAATGATAATAAAGGTTTGTTTTTACTTAGGAATTTCCTGATGTCTGTTTATTGCTGCGGCGCTTTAATTGCCACAAACGGGCAACAAAACCAAGCATCAGCAACCATACCAAAATCTTATGAATGGTTTTGCCATACTCGCCATATAAGGTTTGACCGCTGACTTTGTTGACGCTAGTCGACAAAATACTTTCGGTGAATTGCGGCACGTCGGCAATGATTTGACCGTGATGATCAATCACCGCAGTGAGGCCATTATTGGTCGCTCGAATGACCGGCTTTGCAAATTCAAGGGCACGCATGCGGGCAATTTCTAAGTGTTGATGTGGGCCATGTGAGTCACCAAACCAAGCATCATTGCTGATGGTAAGTATGGCATCGGTGTGCTCTCTAAGGTTGGCCGACAGCTGATTTGGAAACACAATTTCAAAACAAATCAATGGCAGTAAGCGAATATCATTGGCTTGCAAGTTGGCTTGCACAAAATCGCCTCGGCTAAAGGAAGACATTGGCAAATTAAAAAATGGTGCAATCGGTCTTAATAAATCGCCAAAGGGCACAAACTCACCAATCGGTAATAAATGGTGCTTGCTGTATTGGTTACTGTTACCGAAGTAATAACCGCCTTTGTCATCGCCTTGCGACTTATTACCCATAACAATAATGCTGTTATAAAATTGGCGGTTTTCTAAATTGTAATTGATGATACCAGTGATCAAACTGCTGTCATTAAGGTGCGCTTGTTCATTCACGTATCGCAATGTTTCTTGTGCCAGTGGCTCAACCCGAGGGATCGCCGCTTCAGGCCAAATGACGACATCATGATCTTTATATAAATCGCTGCTGTTGTTGATATACAGGTCAATGATGTTTTGCTCTGCTTCGTCATCCCAACGCAATTCTTGCTTGATGTTACCTTGCACTAAGGCCGTGGTGAAGCTGTCGCCGGTACTTTGCGTGAAGCTAAATTGCGGGCTGACTATCAGGCTTGTTGCAATGAGTACTAGGCTGATGATGGCGAGTTTGTGTGTTGGTTTGGCTATCAATACACATAGGCTGGCGCAGCTAAGCATCACCATCACACTGATGCCGACCTCTCCCATTATCGGCGCGAGGGCTGCAAAGGGGCTGTCTATTTGACTGTAACCAATGGATAACCACGGAAACCCAGTTAATACAAAACTGCGTAGGTATTCAGTCACTAACCAGCTGATGGCTAAGACCATCAGATTAACTTTGTTTTGTCCGGTCAACTTGGCTGCCAACCAACCACTCAGCGCTGGGTAAATAGCTAAATAGCCGCACAATAACAGCATTAAGAATAATGAGGCGAGCAAGGGCATACCGCCAAATTGCTCAATCGATACATGCACCCAACTGATGCCAAAAGAGAAATAACCAAAGCCCCAAGCGAAGCTTAATTGGCTGGCTCGACGGGCACTTTGTTGATGTACTTGTGAAAACCATAATACCACTGACAGCAGAGCCAGTGGCCAATAACCATATGGCGCAAATGCCAAGGTGGCGAGCGCGCCACTTAGATAACAAAACAGCAGAGCCAAGAGTTTATGGTTTATCTGAAAACGAGTTATTTGCTCTGCTATTATCATTTATGGTTATTTTTATGGGGTTAATGAATAAGCGTTAATCGGCTAGTTTACCGTTTATGGTGTGTCCTTCCGGCACGGTTACTTGCATTTGCTGTATGCGACGACGGTCACAACTGACCACTTTAAATTTGAATTTATCAAGTGAGGTACTCTCACCTCGTTTTGGCATATGACCAAAACCGTGAATAACAATACCACCAATGGTATCTGCTTCTTCTTCATTAAAGCCAGAATTGAAGTACTCGTTAAAATCTTCGAGTTCAGTAAGGGCTTTAACTTGATAGACGTTGCCGCTTAAGTGGCGAATTTCACGCTCGAGCATATCGTCATGCTCGTCTTCAATTTCACCAACGATAAGCTCAAGGATATCTTCAATGGTTACCAAACCTGACACGCCGCCGTATTCATCGACAACGATGGCCATATGGTAACGTTCTTGACGAAACTCTTTTAGCAGCGGTTCAACCTTCTTGCTTTCAGGAATGATCATTGCTGGTCGCAACAAATCGGCAATGCAAAGTTCACTGGCTTCTTTGCTGAACGCATAAGGCAGTAGATCTTTGGCAAGCAACATGCCTTCAATATGATCGATGTCTTCATTGGTTACCGGAAAACGCGAATGCGCCGAATCAATCATGGTTGGCAAAAACTCTTCAACGGTCTGCGAAATATCGACAGTAACCATGTGCGAACGTGGGATCATGATGTCGCGTACGCGCATATCACTGACTTCTAGAACGCCTTCAAGCATTTGCTTGGTAGAAGGTTTGATTAGATCTCGGTCGGTAGCATCAACGAGTACATCGACCAATTCTTCTTTGCTTTGCGGCTCCCCGGTAAAAACCTGAACAAGTTTTTCCATTAAGGTTTTCGAAGAGCCGTTGGTAGACTGGGAGTTGTCGTCGCTCATAGAGCAGTTGTATATCCTGTTTAAGTTAATCATCAGAAGCGATATATGGATTAGAGATACCGAGTTCGGCCAATAATTTTATTTCAATCGCTTCCATCTCATTTGCGTCATCTTCGTTTATATGATCAAAGCCTAATAAATGCAAGCATCCGTGAATGATCATATGCGCCCAGTGAGCAAATAGGGGTTTGTTTTGTTGTTTGGCTTCGTGTTCCACCACATCAGCACACACCACTAGGTCACCGAGTAAGTCCAGTTCAATGCCTTCTGGCACCTCAAATGGGAACGACAATACATTGGTTGGCTTGTCTTTGCCTCGGTATTCGTGGTTGAGTTGTTGTGATTCTTCACTGCTAACCATACGAATGGTTAGCTCAAATGGTTTGTTATAGCTCGCCAGTGCTGCGTCAGCCCAGCGTTGCAATTGTTCGGCATTAGGCAGCTCGCTATTATCGCAAGCGACCTGAATATCAATACATATATGTTCAGAAGGCATGGCAGGTATTAACTGTGTTGGCTGTCGTGGCGTTCGTATGCTTCAACGATGCGCGCAACAACGGCGTGGCGAACCACGTCTTTGGCTTGGAAATAGTTAAAGCTAACACCTTTGATGTTATCAAGCACTTCAATCGCGTGACGCAAACCGCTGCGTTGACCGCGCGGTAAATCTACTTGCGTAATATCACCGGTGATCACGGCTTTCGAGTTAAAGCCGATACGGGTAAGGAACATTTTCATTTGTTCAACCGTAGTATTTTGGCTTTCATCAAGAATAATAAAGGCATCGTTTAAGGTTCGGCCTCGCATATACGCCAGTGGCGCAACTTCGATAACGTTGCGTTCGATCAGTTTTTCAACTTTTTCAAACCCAAGCATTTCAAATAATGCGTCATACAGAGGACGTAAGTATGGGTCAACTTTTTGACTTAAATCGCCTGGTAAGAAGCCGAGTTTTTCACCGGCTTCAACCGCTGGTCGTGTCAGTAAAATACGACGAATTTCTTGACGCTCTAGGGCATCAACCGCACAGGCAACCGCTAAGTATGTTTTACCGGTACCCGCAACACCAACACCAAAGCTGATGTCATTGGTCAGTACGTTTTGCACATATTCCGACTGATTATCATTACGAGGTTTGATGATGCCACGTTTGGTTTTGATGGTGACCATTTGCTCGTATTGCTCAGCGTTTTCACTGTTTTCTTGTTCAAGCACGTTAATTTCTGTCATCGCCAAGTGCAGATCTTCAGCAGAAATGCTGCCAACTTTACCTTTTACCGGTGACGTCATCACATACAAATCTTTAAGCAGTTTGACCACAGCGATACAGACTTGTTCTTTACCGTGCACTTTAAACTTATTGCCACGATAGTTGACTTCAACACCAAAACGGCGTTCGATTTTACGAAGGTTGTCATCTAAAGGACCGCATAGATTCGCCAGACGATTATTGTCCAGCGGTTCCATATTAACTTCGTGGCTGTGCTTGGTGTCGTTGCCCGTTGTGCTCAAAATAGTCTCTTTTCAGTCAAGTGATGCTGATTAAGGGGTGAACGTCGCAACACCTAGATCGTCAACGCCGTGACGTGTCGTGTTGTGATGTTGGTTTGCCAAAATATCGGCCGGAGAATGGGCGATACGTAAACCCATTTCATCTTCGGTGCGAACCAGTTTACCACGTAATGAGTTGGCATATACGTCGGTAATTTCAACGTCAACAAATTGGCCAATGACCGTATGTGGTGCTTCGAAGTTGACGATACGGTTGTTTTCAGTACGACCACGCAACTCCATTGG belongs to Thalassotalea sp. HSM 43 and includes:
- a CDS encoding ABC transporter ATP-binding protein, with the protein product MLTMKDINKVFRTNEVQTHALRDFHLQVNEGDFISVTGPSGSGKTTFLNIAGMLEQFSSGQYSLDDIDIGSLNDNQRSRIRNEKIGFIFQSFNLIPDLNLFDNVDVPLRYQSLSSKERKQRIEHYLEMVGLSNRMKHLPSQLSGGQQQRVAIARALATHPRFLLADEPTGNLDTQMAQGVMELLEDINAQGTTIIMVTHDNELANRAKRKIQIKDGRVSELDVVVSQSAASA
- the ybeY gene encoding rRNA maturation RNase YbeY is translated as MPSEHICIDIQVACDNSELPNAEQLQRWADAALASYNKPFELTIRMVSSEESQQLNHEYRGKDKPTNVLSFPFEVPEGIELDLLGDLVVCADVVEHEAKQQNKPLFAHWAHMIIHGCLHLLGFDHINEDDANEMEAIEIKLLAELGISNPYIASDD
- the lnt gene encoding apolipoprotein N-acyltransferase — its product is MIIAEQITRFQINHKLLALLFCYLSGALATLAFAPYGYWPLALLSVVLWFSQVHQQSARRASQLSFAWGFGYFSFGISWVHVSIEQFGGMPLLASLFLMLLLCGYLAIYPALSGWLAAKLTGQNKVNLMVLAISWLVTEYLRSFVLTGFPWLSIGYSQIDSPFAALAPIMGEVGISVMVMLSCASLCVLIAKPTHKLAIISLVLIATSLIVSPQFSFTQSTGDSFTTALVQGNIKQELRWDDEAEQNIIDLYINNSSDLYKDHDVVIWPEAAIPRVEPLAQETLRYVNEQAHLNDSSLITGIINYNLENRQFYNSIIVMGNKSQGDDKGGYYFGNSNQYSKHHLLPIGEFVPFGDLLRPIAPFFNLPMSSFSRGDFVQANLQANDIRLLPLICFEIVFPNQLSANLREHTDAILTISNDAWFGDSHGPHQHLEIARMRALEFAKPVIRATNNGLTAVIDHHGQIIADVPQFTESILSTSVNKVSGQTLYGEYGKTIHKILVWLLMLGFVARLWQLKRRSNKQTSGNS
- a CDS encoding ABC transporter permease; this encodes MKEFSLILKSLMRNKIGALLIGLQIALTLTIMVNAVFMMQVRSEQMSRPSGLDEDNIFYLSNTIFSNDYNQPVNLKRDLDIIRNIDGVVDATQINAIPLSGGGWSMGLQTETGEEQDSVGVAVYMVDDHGVNTLGVDIIHGENFSLSDVEWRPSSKTSWPAKIILTQAMAESLFAETWQDSVGKTVYINRDEPMQIIGIMKTLQAPWNGWNGVERSILVPYQMETKGGRYIVRTEPGRRDEIMPLVEKALSDADKGRIIRRVTSMEETRERSYRNHDAINKILTVVIAVLTLITGFGIVGLAMFSINRRTKQIGTRRALGASRWQVMSYFMLENLIISTFGIALGLAGAIALNMWLVSSFAMKPINSELLFAGVLVLYAVGQLAVLYPARKAASISPAIATRTA
- a CDS encoding amidohydrolase — encoded protein: MKLSPLVLASACLFSANLFAQTTLIKNVNGYTMEAGELVQFHAVKYKDDIIKTVYKQGDVLPAKGDMTVIDGQQKTMLPGLIDAHGHVLNYGLSLLRADLMSSKSEQDAVAIISKYANENKALSWLQGRGWNQVQWPNKQFPTAASLDKVIDDKPVVLGRVDGHAIWVNSQAMELAGIDKDTKEIEGGEIVRDSDGNPTGVFIDNAMSLIYSKIPTLNDEEVQHALKIAMRSLASVGLTSVHDAGIYSDNLDAFKALTDDNEMVIRINAMLDVTDPQWRQQIAKGHYRSDDDMLVVHSVKISADGALGSRGAALIEDYSDKPHHKGLLLHDPADLTKLIKASMEAGFQVNTHAIGDNANKLVLDNYETLIKQTKTSALRHRVEHAQVLQLDDIKRFADNNIIASMQATHATSDKNMAEDRVGSERIKGAYAWRTLIDNGVVIAAGSDFPVEYPNPFFGLHASVTRQDQQNQPENGWYINEGMTLTEAFNSFTIGAAYAGHQETLLGSIEAGKKADFILIDQDIFKVAPEKIWQTKVIDTYVNGQKVSF
- a CDS encoding ABC transporter permease, whose translation is MFLYYLKLARISIIKHWGMSALMIVAIALGIGASMTTVTVTYLMSANPIPHKSDNLYYVQLDSWDVNNPANDDGTPPDQVTYRDGLYLFMQQKAYRQSIQAQANAVIEPEGKDALPFQVSARANSADFFSMFDVPFIYGSGWDHQADISKEQVVVLSRETNDRVFGGENSVGRSIKVAGNFFKVVGVIDTWQPVPRFYDITTGAFNESEEIFVPFSMIAEEKIGRSGNTNCWKNVGDGFQAFLDSECVWLQFWVELNNEQEKQEYQSFLNAYVEQQKSFGRFERPLNNRLSNVMEWLEQRQVVADDALMMTAMSLMFLIVCLLNTVGLLLAKFLSKSSEIGLRQALGASRRTLFAQYLVESGCIGLAGGLLGLFFAWLGLKGIDVLYGDMLRNLTSLDTTMVVAAISLAIVTSLLAGLYPTWRACNVQPSTQLKAQ
- a CDS encoding HlyC/CorC family transporter yields the protein MSDDNSQSTNGSSKTLMEKLVQVFTGEPQSKEELVDVLVDATDRDLIKPSTKQMLEGVLEVSDMRVRDIMIPRSHMVTVDISQTVEEFLPTMIDSAHSRFPVTNEDIDHIEGMLLAKDLLPYAFSKEASELCIADLLRPAMIIPESKKVEPLLKEFRQERYHMAIVVDEYGGVSGLVTIEDILELIVGEIEDEHDDMLEREIRHLSGNVYQVKALTELEDFNEYFNSGFNEEEADTIGGIVIHGFGHMPKRGESTSLDKFKFKVVSCDRRRIQQMQVTVPEGHTINGKLAD
- a CDS encoding PhoH family protein; the protein is MEPLDNNRLANLCGPLDDNLRKIERRFGVEVNYRGNKFKVHGKEQVCIAVVKLLKDLYVMTSPVKGKVGSISAEDLHLAMTEINVLEQENSENAEQYEQMVTIKTKRGIIKPRNDNQSEYVQNVLTNDISFGVGVAGTGKTYLAVACAVDALERQEIRRILLTRPAVEAGEKLGFLPGDLSQKVDPYLRPLYDALFEMLGFEKVEKLIERNVIEVAPLAYMRGRTLNDAFIILDESQNTTVEQMKMFLTRIGFNSKAVITGDITQVDLPRGQRSGLRHAIEVLDNIKGVSFNYFQAKDVVRHAVVARIVEAYERHDSQHS
- a CDS encoding efflux RND transporter periplasmic adaptor subunit: MKLADTSSQDEVLATSNSMHRRWLIATGVIMTFVAMFYLLSPAVAKWSQTDRSIPLKRVRLASVEITDFVRDVSVQGRVVAAVSPTLYAPAEGTITFAIDAGSEVKQGDILAEIDSPELTSRFDQEQASLQNLQTGLKRQTIQSKKQQLFDKKAVDLAQVALTTATREKRRADQAYSKHAISQIDFEKAQDDLANAKLQFDHAVSDAQLAKESMDFDLQSLRLDIQRQTLLVNDLQRQVNALKVASPVNGIVGNLNVENKTYLAKNQAILMVVDLSQFEVEVAVPESYADDLLLGMDVEVQFSQQPYRARLVTISPEILDNQVTGRVRFEEQVPRGLRQNQRLNTRILLERRDDVLQVRRGQFLDSSNGRFAYVVKDGIAIKRPIKTGARSLSKVEIVEGLTIGDQIVISGTDIFENAEQVMLTQ